In Plasmodium reichenowi strain SY57 chromosome 5, whole genome shotgun sequence, the following proteins share a genomic window:
- a CDS encoding ATP-dependent RNA helicase, putative codes for MYNIFNYIYKDSKEEKKHDKDKDMDIKVKKQDYDGSDDVLKRDNISSNKKKDGEKNTYYDNSYNEEEENKKKKKRDSKKYSVDDSYNKTKNKIFNDHKTDEYHSYAYKKKSSYHHVHREKDTDEKRKKYYEHIVKKNKRRSYDYSSNSNESDFSSRSSYYNERNKKYYKYEDKKKKEKEKEKERKKKKIYHHTDDDEDHLESYSSSRSINIKEKQKHKKLYSYEKERKRKKRYSNSANYSTYDEDTKERDKKKKSYHHDFALDDKKKNYHNYESDEETNKDESNNNNNNNNNNNNNNNNNNNNNNNNNNNNNNNNNNNNKDSSGEDLNIPHEQRENLININKVSKENQEICEENKKEKEKVKVKEYMSNVKVITENNNLSRLERLKLFARKIKKTNDTTNEKHTKFTLNTKVNKITNLNIFINDQDDDSDNSKEKEFEIKNENNINVQNVDDNNHKDDTKKKIKIYENHKIKEDSNNTNDIHLVEMNHKNEDALDLFMKEIEQACEEEKKNVKQSITLDEIYTYDMNKQKYEPFINPKNNEEIKEYNTNVKGNIHEKEDSNVNTQEDLNKANKNITKNSTNNNYSDDDDDDVFHKLFVEQLKKKTEEDMKRNEKDNMNESNLIDTKNTKWNKGSHVSFSSSDDTDDKLSSNKSELNYEQNHMKKMNKKLLEVNHDEIDYIPIKKNIYVQVKEITNMKDSDVDMFRKNNGNIIVRGKNCPRPVQYFYQCGLPSKILQILEKKNFKKMYNIQMQTIPALMCGRDVIAIAETGSGKTLSYLFPVIRHVLHQEPLRNNDGPISIILTPTRELSIQVKNEAKIYCKAVDIEILSVYGGSNIARQLKKLKKGVEILVGTPGRIIDILTISNCKVTNLNRVSFVVLDEADRLLDLGFESQIYNILKNCRKDKQTAMISATFPNYIQNMAKKLLYKPIEIIVGEKGKTNNNIYQFVEIIEESKKVFRLLKLLGEWIHYGLVLIFVNKQIEADLLYLELYKYDYNLLVLHGGQDQTDRQFTLEKFKKEENKVLIATSVMARGIDIKNIILVINYQCPDHIEDYIHRIGRTGRSNNIGYAYTFILPNEYTKAYDIYNLLKNNIYYLNKTIDIPQDLENMIIEYTKINSINEKQKGKNKNLGYKGKGYKFTPDEKSRHQIDIALAKKELGLTQENDENEKLQVDDEIGDNLEHNNNNNYVCNLKNSDTNKNYDKFEDVKESNIYPYNIHNSNHIFEDKNSGISKNMNKKNNTNDKKNTNQYTDITKVEQEIQRIKMNDTMELSLKAKKINELMKTYNFLTLQENHDKFLKNAQCEEFDKIAEKEALKVTEHIKDEKEKKLIFNKTKEDIKKKLIQNKIQSDTMNESIQRNMLLSALRTKNMKKYSPYLPHTYITEDNNILEEFYINNYPQHVRLKISHKDVLAKISDMSGATCQIKGQYSNPLQPNKQNFLLDTKQLHIEILAPTYNQIQIARNELNSLLNNFMISCNIKGKRGSTGWAPS; via the coding sequence ATgtacaatatttttaactatatttataaagatagtaaagaagaaaagaaaCATGACAAAGATAAGGATATGGatataaaagtaaaaaagCAGGATTATGATGGTAGTGATGATGTATTAAAAAGAGATAACATAAGtagtaataaaaagaaagatGGTGAAAAGAACAcatattatgataatagCTATAATGAAGAGGAagaaaataagaaaaaaaaaaaaagggattctaaaaaatatagtGTAGATGattcttataataaaacaaaaaataaaatatttaatgatCATAAAACGGATGAATATCATTCTTACgcatataaaaaaaaatcatcCTATCATCATGTTCACCGTGAAAAAGATACAGAcgaaaaaagaaagaaatattatgaacatattgttaaaaaaaataaaagaagaagtTATGATTATTCTTCTAATTCGAATGAAAGTGATTTTAGTAGTAGATCTAGCTATTATAATgaaagaaacaaaaaatattataaatatgaagataaaaagaaaaaagaaaaagaaaaagaaaaagaaaggaaaaaaaaaaaaatatatcatcataCAGATGACGATGAGGATCATCTTGAAAGTTATTCAAGTAGTAGatcaataaatataaaagaaaagcaaaaacataaaaaattatattcatatgaaaaggaaaggaaaagaaaaaaaagatatagTAATAGTGCAAATTATAGTACTTATGATGAGGATACAAAAGAACGTgataagaagaaaaaatcaTATCATCATGATTTTGCATtagatgataaaaaaaaaaattatcataattatgAATCAGATGAAGAGACGAACAAGGATGAAAgtaacaacaacaacaataataataataacaacaataataacaataataataataataacaataataataacaacaataataataacaacaataataataataataataacaagGATTCGTCAGGTGAAGACCTCAACATACCACATGAACAACGtgaaaatttaattaatattaataaggTATCAAAAGAAAACCAAGAAATATgtgaagaaaataaaaaggaaaaagaaaaagtaAAAGTTAAAGAATACATGTCTAATGTAAAAGTAATTacagaaaataataatttaagCAGGTTAGAAAGGCTAAAATTATTCGCTcggaaaataaaaaaaacaaatgaCACAACAAACGAAAAACACACGAAATTTACATTAAATACTAaagtaaataaaataacgaatttaaatatctttattaatGATCAAGATGATGACAGTGATAATTCgaaagaaaaagaatttgaaataaaaaatgagaaCAACATAAATGTACAAAATGTCGATgataataatcataaagatgatacaaaaaagaaaataaaaatatatgaaaatcataaaataaaggaagatagtaataatacaaatgataTACATCTTGTTGAAATGaatcataaaaatgaagatgCTTTAGATCTATTTATGAAAGAAATAGAACAAGCATGTGAAGAAGAGAAGAAAAATGTTAAGCAAAGTATAACGTTGGATgaaatatacacatatgATATGAATAAACAGAAATATGAACCGTTTATTAACccaaaaaataatgaagaaataaaagaatataatacaaatgtAAAGGGAAATATCCATGAAAAGGAGGACAGTAATGTGAATACACAAGAAGATTTAAATAAAGcaaataagaatattacGAAAAATAgtacaaataataattatagtgatgatgatgatgatgatgtGTTTCACAAATTATTTGTAGAACAgctgaaaaaaaaaacagaagaagatatgaaaagaaatgaaaaagataaCATGAATGAATCCAATTTAATAGATACAAAGAATACAAAATGGAATAAAGGATCACATGTATCTTTCAGTAGTTCAGATGATACAGATGATAAATTAAGTAGTAATAAAAGTGAATTAAATTATGAACAAAatcatatgaaaaaaatgaataagAAATTATTAGAAGTAAATCATGATGAAATAGATTATATAcctattaaaaaaaatatttatgttcaAGTTAAAGAAATTACAAATATGAAAGATAGTGATGTTGATATGTTcagaaaaaataatggaaatattattgttcGAGGAAAAAATTGTCCAAGACCTgtacaatatttttatcaatGTGGATTACCATctaaaatattacaaatattagaaaaaaaaaattttaaaaaaatgtataatatacaaatgCAAACTATACCTGCTTTAATGTGTGGACGTGATGTTATAGCTATAGCCGAAACAGGTAGCGGGAAAACATTATCTTATTTATTCCCTGTAATTAGACATGTGTTACATCAAGAACCTTTAAGAAATAATGATGGTCCAATATCAATCATTTTAACTCCGACAAGAGAATTAAGTATTCAAGTAAAAAATGAAGCAAAAATTTATTGTAAAGCAGTAgatatagaaatattatcTGTTTATGGAGGATCTAATATAGCTAGACAACTAAAGAAATTAAAGAAAGGAGTAGAAATATTAGTAGGAACACCTGGTCGTATAATTGACATATTAACTATAAGTAATTGTAAGGTTACAAATTTAAATCGTGTTTCATTTGTTGTGTTAGATGAAGCAGATAGATTATTAGATTTAGGTTTCGAATCacaaatttataatatattaaaaaattgtaGAAAAGATAAACAAACAGCTATGATATCAGCAACTTTTCCAAATTATATACAGAATATGGcaaagaaattattatataaacctatagaaataattgtaggagaaaaaggaaaaaccaataataatatatatcaatttGTTGAAATAATTGAAGAATCCAAAAAAGTTTTTCGTTTATTAAAACTTTTAGGAGAATGGATACATTATGGTTTAGTTTTAATTTTCgtaaataaacaaatagAAGCGGATCTATTATACTTAGagttatataaatatgattataatttattagTTCTACATGGAGGACAAGATCAAACAGATCGTCAATTTACTTTAgaaaaattcaaaaaagaagaaaataaagtTTTAATAGCTACATCTGTTATGGCTAGAGGTattgatataaaaaatattattttagTTATTAATTACCAATGTCCTGATCATATTGAAGATTATATACATCGCATAGGGAGAACCGGAAGATCTAATAATATTGGATATGcttatacatttatattaccaaacgaatatacaaaagcttatgatatatataatttattaaaaaataatatatattacttaaATAAAACTATAGATATACCACAAGATTTAGAAAATATGATTATTGAATATACTAAAATTAATAGTATTAATGAGAAacaaaaaggaaaaaataaaaatctGGGATATAAAGGTAAAGGCTATAAATTTACTCCTGATGAAAAATCCAGACATCAAATAGATATAGCCTTGgcaaaaaaagaattagGATTAACACaagaaaatgatgaaaatgaaaaacTACAAGTAGATGATGAAATAGGTGATAATCTAGAAcataacaataataataattatgtcTGTAATCTAAAAAATTCTGacacaaataaaaattatgataaatttGAGGATGTTAAAgaatcaaatatatatccatataatattcataatagTAATCATATCTTTGAAGATAAAAATTCTGGAATTTctaaaaatatgaacaaaaaaaataatacaaatgataAGAAGAATACTAATCAATATACAGACATTACAAAGGTAGAACAAGAAATACAAAGAATTAAAATGAATGATACAATGGAATTATCTTTAAaagcaaaaaaaataaatgagTTAATGAAAACCTATAATTTCCTAACGCTTCAAGAAAATCATGATAAATTCTTAAAAAATGCACAGTGTGAAGAGTTTGATAAAATAGCTGAAAAAGAAGCCTTAAAAGTTACAgaacatataaaagatgaaaaagaaaagaaattgatttttaataaaactaaagaagatattaaaaagaaattaatacaaaataaaatacaatCAGATACTATGAATGAAAGTATACAAAGAAATATGTTATTAAGTGCATtaagaacaaaaaatatgaaaaaatattcacCTTATTTACcacatacatatataacagaagataataatatattagaagaattctatattaataattatccTCAACATGTACGTTTAAAAATCTCACATAAAGATGTATTGGCAAAAATATCTGATATGTCAGGTGCTACATGTCAAATTAAAGGACAATATTCTAACCCTTTACAGccaaataaacaaaatttCTTATTAGATACAAAACAATTACATATAGAAATTTTAGCACCCACATATAATCAAATTCAAATAGCAAGAAATGAACTGAACTCACtcttaaataattttatgatTAGTTGTAACATTAAAGGTAAAAGAGGTTCAACCGGATGGGCACCATCTTAA
- a CDS encoding single-stranded DNA-binding protein, with product MGKRMLCIVFPLLIYFNYVLQRTYGYIIGDVKVHQLNNIINKRIIKNRKISMFKINLQNDFNYENKRFYNNMNRNVMNEKSLNKIMLIGRVGCEPDIKILNGGDKVATFSLATNEFWRDRNTNELKSKTDWHRIVVYDQNVVDLIDKYLRKGRRVFVQGSLHTRKWHSNDMNSQPKQITEIILSYNKGDLIFLDDKRNFNQRNNSNNINSENQQHINNEHINNNNNNNNNINNGNDFMPLNSNDKIIEDKEFTDRLDDNNEENNFQSNSDTFDKQEGIYDKMNVQEFEE from the coding sequence atggGGAAAAGAATGTTATGTATTGTTTTCCCCCTactaatatattttaattatgtGTTGCAGAGAACGTATGGTTATATAATAGGTGATGTGAAGGTACATCAATTGaataacataataaataagagaattataaaaaacCGAAAAATAAGTAtgtttaaaataaatttacaaaatgattttaattatgaaaacaaaaggttttataataatatgaacagAAATGTAATGAATGAGAAatcattaaataaaataatgttaataGGAAGAGTAGGATGTGAACcagatataaaaattttgaaCGGAGGAGATAAGGTAGCAACATTTAGTTTAGCAACAAATGAATTCTGGAGAGATAGAAATACTAATGAACTAAAATCAAAAACCGATTGGCATAGAATAGTAGTATATGATCAAAATGTTGTAGATTTAatagataaatatttaagaaAAGGTAGAAGGGTTTTTGTACAAGGATCATTACATACAAGAAAATGGCATAGTAATGATATGAATAGTCAACCCAAACAAATAACtgaaattattttatcatataataaaggaGATTTAATATTCCTTGAtgataaaagaaattttaatcaaagaaataattcaaataatataaattcaGAAAATCAAcaacatattaataatgaacatataaataataataataataataataataatattaataatggTAATGATTTTATGCCCTTAAATTcaaatgataaaattataGAAGATAAAGAATTTACTGATAGGTtagatgataataatgaagaaaataattttcaaTCGAATAGTGACACATTTGATAAACAGGAGGGAATTTATGACAAAATGAATGTCCAAGAATTTGAAGAATga